Proteins encoded within one genomic window of Schistocerca gregaria isolate iqSchGreg1 unplaced genomic scaffold, iqSchGreg1.2 ptg000831l, whole genome shotgun sequence:
- the LOC126322680 gene encoding UBX domain-containing protein 1-like has protein sequence MSQPCFEVSLKFLKMKMLEWNILIIEDKGFSKKSKSFCTMDTDSMLGTMLAMGFPKNRAQRALSATSSIENAISWLDEHRDDPDIDEPMAADEASAPGEEGSPMTKEQIDASISKLRAQALEKRKEREEQARAQEFQREKERREAAQKAKRTLDEQRTLKEKLEMEKAAEQKRQDKLYLERLRRQIKEDREERLIRSGKVPVSQSSDASAIRETAAARRVGESKNNTEKYE, from the exons ATGTCGCAGCCGTGTTTCGAAGTTTCATTAAAATTTCTAAAAATGAAAATGTTGGAATGGAATATTCTGATAATCGAAGACAAGGGATTTTCTAAAAAGTCGAAATCATTTTGCACCATGGACACGGACTCGATGTTAGGGACGATGCTGGCGATGGGGTTTCCTAAAAACAGGGCGCAAAGAGCTCTGTCCGCTACGAGCAGTATTGAAAATGCCATTTCCTG GCTGGACGAGCATCGAGACGACCCGGATATTGACGAGCCGATGGCTG CGGACGAGGCGAGCGCGCCGGGCGAAGAGGGGTCACCCATGACCAAGGAGCAGATCGACGCCTCGATTTCGAA ACTGAGGGCCCAGGCGCTGGAGAAGAGGAAGGAGAGAGAAGAGCAAGCTAGGGCCCAGGAG tttcagaggGAGAAGGAGCGCAGAGAGGCGGCGCAGAAGGCGAAGCGAACCCTGGACGAGCAGAGGACGCTCAAGGAGAAGTTGGAGATGGAAAAGGCGGCGGAGCAAAAGAGACAGGACAAGTTGTATTTGGAGAGGTTGAGAAGACAAATCAAGGAggacagagaggaaagactgatccGCAGTGGCAAGGTGCCGGTCTCGCAATCTAGCGACGCGTCCGCGATTCGCGAGACTGCCGCTGCCAGAAGGGTGGGCGAGTCCAAAAATAACACAGAAAAGTATGAATAA
- the LOC126322714 gene encoding uncharacterized protein LOC126322714, whose protein sequence is MVLFESIGRGSVYWGGVGGSRGGMAFRRPRIGLRGLPGGRSGVRVEFRLFSGSPATWFKKRWWRELEARVRENEVGIEHMHSELIRLAQEDVYQIKRKMLKEIDREAESNEEEGFNMSLALEEVASGESAREGSGPRDVDALALKVYMDVVDRERHAAEYPSPEERESNPVFYTFPYVARELTEEDREEQEKFIRKRRQENYVALRKDASQKADFLREWVERLVRSSELEVELPSLAQIEEYLRSRVDRYKKEFDPDVESESSASREEMVGYMIALARTAPLLFRVDMELHYVGRTRKSVWRDIFRSVKVFASPEREAAMKERFDEMIKSAEAIAELLREKTKEEEEECRMRAEERGRRDYRKNELRKLAEVVYNYNSSRYIKQQKVPKPNDNYFLEYRVLAVEKWYESVIDTDMHSLDAAVVLDLLFPTGPSVTTPSIWRILPNYLCMMPPHGRIELFKLLPEFRTFTYLKTIDMPKSFYKRVAGDMVKAVALGKTHVVFFTLSRSARVRADSAKNRCWMSKTTELSRDRCVRLEAPPLIAFTPFSLRGSAFVLGVSSASQERHELFALRWNYKKKSYSWQQVSVSLLPPVYLPGERRPEASGLSDWVVDGIAQVCKSADESELYLHYPTARGICVLIVNTETWQAEEVASDFPATWGANVIATDDNRLLAVGGMHEGRAVPWIRFFDLKARTWQLAHSYHERYNKPFHSYGGIFRVGEGCYGTVGGYHRVSLPLLEPAQPLGMIWSIKTVSDTEYYARLLGSSAPADDDSEGAVLGRLAEASDLPPSLRRKLVPRGGAEEGLA, encoded by the coding sequence ATGGTGTTGTTTGAGAGCATTGGGCGCGGTAGCGTCTACTGGGGGGGGGTTGGTGGGTCGCGAGGCGGGATGGCGTTCCGCCGGCCTCGAATTGGGTTGCGCGGCTTGCCGGGTGGGCGGTCGGGGGTGCGAGTGGAGTTTCGCCTGTTTTCCGGCTCGCCCGCGACGTGGTTCAAGAAGAGGTGGTGGAGAGAGCTGGAGGCCAGGGTGAGGGAGAACGAGGTGGGCATAGAGCACATGCACAGCGAGTTGATACGTCTCGCGCAAGAGGACGTGTACCAGATAAAGCGGAAGATGCTGAAGGAGATTGATCGCGAGGCCGAGAGCAACGAGGAGGAGGGCTTCAACATGTCGCTTGCCTTGGAGGAGGTGGCGAGCGGCGAGTCGGCGAGAGAGGGCTCCGGTCCGAGAGACGTCGACGCGCTCGCGCTCAAGGTGTACATGGACGTGGTTGACAGGGAGAGGCACGCGGCGGAGTATCCGTCGCCGGAGGAGAGAGAGAGCAATCCCGTGTTTTATACGTTTCCGTACGTGGCAAGGGAGCTGACAGAGGAGGATAGAGAGGAGCAAGAGAAGTTTATCCGGAAGAGGCGGCAAGAAAATTACGTCGCGCTTCGAAAGGACGCGAGTCAGAAGGCGGATTTTTTGCGCGAGTGGGTGGAGCGGCTGGTGCGTTCCTCAGAGTTAGAGGTGGAGCTGCCCAGCTTGGCGCAAATAGAGGAGTACCTGAGAAGCAGGGTGGATAGGTACAAGAAGGAGTTCGATCCCGACGTCGAATCGGAGTCGTCCGCGTCTAGAGAGGAGATGGTCGGGTACATGATTGCGTTGGCGCGCACGGCGCCTCTTTTATTCAGGGTTGACATGGAGCTGCACTACGTCGGCAGAACGCGGAAGTCGGTTTGGAGGGATATTTTTCGGTCGGTAAAGGTTTTTGCGAGTCCCGAACGGGAGGCGGCTATGAAGGAGCGCTTCGACGAGATGATCAAGAGCGCGGAGGCGATAGCCGAGTTGCTGCGGGAGAagacgaaggaggaggaggaggagtgcagaATGCGGGccgaggagaggggaaggagggattACAGAAAGAATGAGCTGAGAAAATTGGCAGAAGTGGTTTATAACTACAATTCGAGTCGCTACATCAAGCAGCAGAAGGTGCCGAAGCCGAACGACAATTATTTCCTTGAGTATCGGGTACTGGCGGTCGAGAAGTGGTATGAGAGCGTTATCGACACGGACATGCACAGCTTGGACGCCGCCGTCGTGCTAGATTTGCTGTTTCCCACCGGTCCGTCGGTGACGACGCCATCGATCTGGCGCATATTGCCCAACTATCTGTGCATGATGCCTCCGCACGGCAGGATTGAATTGTTCAAGTTGCTGCCGGAGTTTCGCACTTTCACGTACTTGAAGACGATCGACATGCCAAAGTCGTTCTACAAGCGCGTTGCGGGCGATATGGTCAAGGCGGTCGCGCTGGGGAAGACGCACGTGGTGTTCTTCACGCTGTCTCGTTCCGCGCGCGTGAGGGCCGATTCGGCCAAGAACAGGTGTTGGATGTCAAAGACAACGGAGCTGAGTCGCGACCGCTGCGTGCGGCTAGAGGCGCCGCCGCTGATTGCGTTCACCCCGTTCTCGCTGAGGGGGAGCGCATTTGTCTTAGGGGTGTCGTCGGCGAGCCAAGAGCGTCACGAGCTGTTCGCGCTCAGgtggaactacaaaaaaaaatcctattcttggcagcaagtttcagtttctcttTTGCCTCCCGTGTACCTACCTGGCGAGCGCCGGCCCGAGGCGTCCGGGCTCAGCGACTGGGTCGTCGACGGGATCGCTCAGGTCTGCAAGTCGGCGGATGAGTCGGAGCTGTACCTTCACTACCCTACAGCGCGAGGGATatgtgtgttgattgtgaacacagAAACTTGGCAGGCCGAAGAAGTGGCCAGCGACTTTCCGGCCACTTGGGGGGCCAACGTCATCGCCACGGATGACAACAGACTCCTGGCGGTGGGGGGAATGCACGAGGGCCGGGCCGTTCCGTGGATTCGGTTTTTCGACCTCAAGGCCAGGACGTGGCAGCTGGCGCACAGTTATCACGAGCGGTACAACAAGCCGTTTCATTCGTACGGCGGGATTTTCAGGGTCGGCGAAGGGTGCTACGGGACCGTCGGGGGGTACCACAGGGTTTCGCTTCCCTTGCTCGAGCCCGCGCAGCCCCTGGGCATGATTTGGAGCATCAAAACGGTCTCGGACACGGAGTACTACGCGAGGCTGCTTGGCTCGAGCGCGCCGGCCGACGACGACTCGGAGGGCGCGGTGCTCGGCCGGCTCGCGGAGGCTTCCGACTTGCCGCCTTCGCTGAGGAGGAAGTTGGTCCCGCGAGGTGGCGCCGAAGAGGGCCTCGCGTAG
- the LOC126322715 gene encoding vesicle-trafficking protein SEC22b-like, whose product MPLFTIISRVSPPLILVESMDLDTNQSLHKSLRKQAKELIQVMTRSSEQTGIINSRWCYFIYLIHANVCYLTACEEGYPKKLAYSFLEEIKKEFDVHHGSEVLQTKRPYTFEAFDTFIQKTKKLYLDVKSQRNLNKVSSDLKDINEIMQRNIRDILGRSAKISEVVSKSDTLGAQAESYHKKAKHFNAQHFWRTWGPIMAGLTFIVFLFLLRVLLF is encoded by the exons ATGCCTCTGTTCACAATCATTTCTCGCGTTTCACCGCCTCTCATCCTCGTAGAGAGCATGGATCTAGACACCAATCAGTCACTCCACAAGTCACTGAGAAAACAGGCCAAAGAACTGATTCAAGTAATGACGCGTTCCTCTGAACAAACTGGAATCATCAATTCGCGATGGTGTTACTTTATTTACCTGATTCACGCCAACGTGTGCTACCTGACAGCGTGCGAGGAAGGCTACCCCAAAAAATTAGCGTACAGCtttttagaagaaataaaaaaagaatttgacGTACATCATGGATCTGAAGTGCTACAAACCAAACGGCCCTATACGTTCGAGGCATTCG ACACGttcattcaaaaaacaaaaaagctgTACTTGGATGTCAAGTCACAAAGGAACTTAAACAAGGTGTCTTCGGATCTGAAAGACATCAACGAGATCATGCAGAGGAATATCCGAGACATTCTTGGAAGGTCTGCAAAAATAAGTG AGGTGGTTTCTAAAAGCGACACTTTGGGTGCACAAGCTGAAAGCTATCACAAAAAGGCCAAACACTTTAATGCACAACATTTTTGGAGAACTTGGGGACCAATCATGGCGGGTCTGACCTTTATCGTATTCCTATTCCTGCTACGGGTATTATTGTTCTAG
- the LOC126322716 gene encoding DNA repair and recombination protein RAD54-like isoform X1: MKRSSAPSAVWKRRKLENADLFPLNGGQRDNVNHLDVFKIAATLSEELNGSSNGIQSEDFSQDIKKNFVMNDANSELCFAIKYKNMNKTAKTNLSGDGIIVVGYSVVTLYNMEGKQIGSLEIERSPHVTEYEEFEEGDDEKQSVLRRVHKRDRELYIYPGNSIVISTQVVQICFRVSLDEFKTGAFFLRTPEELRKRSTSVKKNGYISMSTKRPTGWIPPWKTNAPTARREKLTEPLFNPNDPSAVVLYRPCDPLKKEVAVVVDPVIGKCLRPHQVQGIQFLYDCVMGHRGYKGEGCILADDMGLGKTIQAIGLVWTLLHQSPSGVPAVKKAVIVAPSSLVGNWCKEFKKWLGAENVDPVPLGDSDKKKAKSSIATFKFSHEVRQSILVASYDQLKIYIKEISAIKDIGLVICDEGHRLKNSQSKTSIAVNMLPATKRVILSGTPIQNDLEEFHAMVSFCNPGILRDVGVFRTVYSEKILAMREPEATAEERAIGRERALNLSKLTSEFILRRTANVNRKYLPPKVDHLVICKLKPLQEAIYKHICEAINRDELASLSKDGKTSAASGGGCTALANISDLKKVCNDPNLVRETYGHLFPPDFGNDSTKFAVKLKFIETLLTDLRNNGRDRIVIVSNYTQTLSVLANMCASHNWGYFQLDGSTVVAKRQKLVDMFNDPLREEFIFLLSSKAGGCGLNLVGANHLVLFDPDWNPANDLQAMARVWRPGQTKKVYLYRTLCTGTIEEKIFQRQVAKLSLADSVVTGDADSVPDFNTKDLMDIFTYRGQETNSDTHDLLNCRCSKDAKKIPLHKRQAAKVDELRNWVHYDDVSRIKEHSLLKSCQGEISFVFLKETDPSKATDMDDLEQEVSEVAVNFASVEEEQITA, translated from the exons ATGAAGCGTTCCTCGGCTCCCAGCGCTGTTTGGAAGAGGAGAAAATTGGAAAACGCGGACTTATTTCCCCTGAATGGCGGACAGCGTGACAACGTGAACCACCTCGATGTGTTCAAAATAGCTGCCACATTGTCCGAAGAATTAAATGGCTCGTCCAATGGGATCCAATCCGAAGACTTTTCCCAAGACATAAAAAAGAATTTCGTCATGAACGACGCCAACAGTGAGCTTTGCTTCGCTATTAAGTACAAGAATATGAACAAAACAGCTAAGACCAACTTGTCAGGCGATG GAATTATTGTCGTGGGATATTCCGTCGTGACTTTGTACAACATGGAAGGGAAGCAAATCGGCTCCTTGGAGATTGAGCGGTCTCCTCACGTAACCGAGTATGAGGAGTTCGAGGAGGGAGATGACGAGAAGCAGAGCGTGCTCAGGCGGGTTCACAAGCGTGATCGCGAGCTCTACATATATCCTGGGAATTCGATTGTTATTTCGACTCAAGTCGTACaa ATTTGTTTCCGCGTGAGCTTGGACGAGTTCAAGACGGGCGCGTTTTTCCTTCGGACACCGGAGGAGCTTAGGAAGAGGTCGACGAGCGTGAAGAAAAATGGGTACATATCCATGTCTACGAAGCGACCCACCGGATGGATCCCGCCATGGAAGACGAACGCGCCGACGGCCAGGCGCGAGAAGCTGACTGAACCGCTCTTCAACCCCAACGACCCCTCGGCCGTGGTCCTTTATAGACCCTGCGATCCGCTCAAGAAGGAGGTTGCCGTCGTCGTCGACCCTGTCATTGGGAAGTGCCTTCGTCCGCACCAGGTGCAGGGAATTCAGTTTTTGTACGACTGCGTGATGGGGCATCGCGGCTACAAGGGCGAGGGCTGCATTTTGGCCGACGACATGGGTCTGGGGAAGACCATTCAAGCGATTGGTCTTGTTTGGACGCTTTTGCACCAGTCTCCGTCTGGCGTGCCTGCAGTGAAGAAGGCGGTGATCGTTGCACCTTCTTCTCTGGTTGGCAACTGGTGCAAGGAGTTCAAGAAGTGGCTGGGCGCGGAAAACGTCGATCCCGTTCCCTTGGGCGATTCAGACAAGAAGAAAGCGAAATCTTCTATTGCGACTTTTAAATTTTCTCATGAAGTTCGCCAGAGCATTTTGGTCGCTTCTTACGACCAGCTTAAAATCTACATCAAGGAAATATCAGCAATCAAAGACATAGGATTGGTGATATGCGACGAAGGTCACCGACTAAAGAATTCCCAGTCTAAGACTAGCATTGCCGTGAACATGCTTCCGGCGACCAAGAGGGTGATTTTGTCCGGGACGCCCATACAAAACGACCTCGAGGAGTTCCACGCAATGGTCTCTTTTTGTAATCCGGGGATTCTGCGCGATGTTGGCGTGTTTAGAACTGTGTATTCGGAGAAAATATTGGCCATGCGCGAGCCTGAGGCGACTGCGGAAGAAAGAGCAATTGGACGCGAGCGCGCGCTTAATCTCTCCAAACTTACTTCTGAGTTTATTTTGAGGCGCACAGCCAACGTCAATCGCAAGTATCTCCCGCCGAAAGTGGATCACTTGGTCATCTGCAAGCTGAAACCTCTCCAAGAAGCCATTTACAAGCACATTTGCGAAGCCATCAACAGGGACGAGCTCGCGTCTCTGTCGAAGGACGGGAAGACGAGCGCCGCATCGGGCGGCGGGTGCACGGCCCTCGCCAACATCTCCGACCTGAAGAAAGTCTGCAACGACCCGAACCTGGTTCGCGAGACGTACGGCCATCTGTTTCCCCCTGACTTCGGAAACGACTCGACCAAGTTCGCCGTCAAGCTGAAGTTTATCGAAACGCTGCTAACAGACCTGAGGAACAACGGGCGCGATCGTATTGTGATCGTCTCCAACTACACACAAACGCTCTCCGTACTAGCCAATATGTGTGCCAGCCACAACTGGGGGTATTTCCAATTGGACGGGAGCACCGTTGTTGCGAAGAGGCAGAAACTGGTTGACATGTTCAACGATCCCCTGAGGGAGGAATTCATTTTTTTGCTGTCGTCGAAGGCCGGCGGGTGCGGGCTGAACCTGGTGGGCGCCAACCACTTGGTGCTCTTTGACCCGGATTGGAATCCCGCCAACGACCTGCAAGCGATGGCTCGAGTTTGGCGCCCCGGACAAACCAAAAAAGTCTACTTGTACCGCACGTTGTGCACAGGAACCATCGAGGAAAAAATCTTCCAAAGACAAGTTGCCAAGCTCTCTTTGGCCGACTCCGTGGTCACGGGCGACGCCGATTCCGTACCCGATTTCAACACGAAGGATTTGATGGACATTTTCACTTACAGAGGACAAGAAACGAATAGTGACACGCACGACCTCTTGAACTGTCGATGCAGCAAGGACGCAAAGAAGATTCCCTTGCACAAGAGGCAAGCTGCCAAAGTGGACGAGCTGAGAAACTGGGTACATTATGACGACGTCTCGCGCATCAAGGAACACAGTCTATTGAAGAGCTGTCAGGGAGAGATCAGCTTTGTTTTTTTGAAAGAGACGGACCCTTCTAAGGCGACCGACATGGATGATTTGGAGCAGGAGGTTTCCGAGGTCGCAGTCAACTTTGCCTCTGTTGAGGAAGAGCAAATTACAGCGTAG
- the LOC126322716 gene encoding DNA repair and recombination protein RAD54-like isoform X2, producing MEGKQIGSLEIERSPHVTEYEEFEEGDDEKQSVLRRVHKRDRELYIYPGNSIVISTQVVQICFRVSLDEFKTGAFFLRTPEELRKRSTSVKKNGYISMSTKRPTGWIPPWKTNAPTARREKLTEPLFNPNDPSAVVLYRPCDPLKKEVAVVVDPVIGKCLRPHQVQGIQFLYDCVMGHRGYKGEGCILADDMGLGKTIQAIGLVWTLLHQSPSGVPAVKKAVIVAPSSLVGNWCKEFKKWLGAENVDPVPLGDSDKKKAKSSIATFKFSHEVRQSILVASYDQLKIYIKEISAIKDIGLVICDEGHRLKNSQSKTSIAVNMLPATKRVILSGTPIQNDLEEFHAMVSFCNPGILRDVGVFRTVYSEKILAMREPEATAEERAIGRERALNLSKLTSEFILRRTANVNRKYLPPKVDHLVICKLKPLQEAIYKHICEAINRDELASLSKDGKTSAASGGGCTALANISDLKKVCNDPNLVRETYGHLFPPDFGNDSTKFAVKLKFIETLLTDLRNNGRDRIVIVSNYTQTLSVLANMCASHNWGYFQLDGSTVVAKRQKLVDMFNDPLREEFIFLLSSKAGGCGLNLVGANHLVLFDPDWNPANDLQAMARVWRPGQTKKVYLYRTLCTGTIEEKIFQRQVAKLSLADSVVTGDADSVPDFNTKDLMDIFTYRGQETNSDTHDLLNCRCSKDAKKIPLHKRQAAKVDELRNWVHYDDVSRIKEHSLLKSCQGEISFVFLKETDPSKATDMDDLEQEVSEVAVNFASVEEEQITA from the exons ATGGAAGGGAAGCAAATCGGCTCCTTGGAGATTGAGCGGTCTCCTCACGTAACCGAGTATGAGGAGTTCGAGGAGGGAGATGACGAGAAGCAGAGCGTGCTCAGGCGGGTTCACAAGCGTGATCGCGAGCTCTACATATATCCTGGGAATTCGATTGTTATTTCGACTCAAGTCGTACaa ATTTGTTTCCGCGTGAGCTTGGACGAGTTCAAGACGGGCGCGTTTTTCCTTCGGACACCGGAGGAGCTTAGGAAGAGGTCGACGAGCGTGAAGAAAAATGGGTACATATCCATGTCTACGAAGCGACCCACCGGATGGATCCCGCCATGGAAGACGAACGCGCCGACGGCCAGGCGCGAGAAGCTGACTGAACCGCTCTTCAACCCCAACGACCCCTCGGCCGTGGTCCTTTATAGACCCTGCGATCCGCTCAAGAAGGAGGTTGCCGTCGTCGTCGACCCTGTCATTGGGAAGTGCCTTCGTCCGCACCAGGTGCAGGGAATTCAGTTTTTGTACGACTGCGTGATGGGGCATCGCGGCTACAAGGGCGAGGGCTGCATTTTGGCCGACGACATGGGTCTGGGGAAGACCATTCAAGCGATTGGTCTTGTTTGGACGCTTTTGCACCAGTCTCCGTCTGGCGTGCCTGCAGTGAAGAAGGCGGTGATCGTTGCACCTTCTTCTCTGGTTGGCAACTGGTGCAAGGAGTTCAAGAAGTGGCTGGGCGCGGAAAACGTCGATCCCGTTCCCTTGGGCGATTCAGACAAGAAGAAAGCGAAATCTTCTATTGCGACTTTTAAATTTTCTCATGAAGTTCGCCAGAGCATTTTGGTCGCTTCTTACGACCAGCTTAAAATCTACATCAAGGAAATATCAGCAATCAAAGACATAGGATTGGTGATATGCGACGAAGGTCACCGACTAAAGAATTCCCAGTCTAAGACTAGCATTGCCGTGAACATGCTTCCGGCGACCAAGAGGGTGATTTTGTCCGGGACGCCCATACAAAACGACCTCGAGGAGTTCCACGCAATGGTCTCTTTTTGTAATCCGGGGATTCTGCGCGATGTTGGCGTGTTTAGAACTGTGTATTCGGAGAAAATATTGGCCATGCGCGAGCCTGAGGCGACTGCGGAAGAAAGAGCAATTGGACGCGAGCGCGCGCTTAATCTCTCCAAACTTACTTCTGAGTTTATTTTGAGGCGCACAGCCAACGTCAATCGCAAGTATCTCCCGCCGAAAGTGGATCACTTGGTCATCTGCAAGCTGAAACCTCTCCAAGAAGCCATTTACAAGCACATTTGCGAAGCCATCAACAGGGACGAGCTCGCGTCTCTGTCGAAGGACGGGAAGACGAGCGCCGCATCGGGCGGCGGGTGCACGGCCCTCGCCAACATCTCCGACCTGAAGAAAGTCTGCAACGACCCGAACCTGGTTCGCGAGACGTACGGCCATCTGTTTCCCCCTGACTTCGGAAACGACTCGACCAAGTTCGCCGTCAAGCTGAAGTTTATCGAAACGCTGCTAACAGACCTGAGGAACAACGGGCGCGATCGTATTGTGATCGTCTCCAACTACACACAAACGCTCTCCGTACTAGCCAATATGTGTGCCAGCCACAACTGGGGGTATTTCCAATTGGACGGGAGCACCGTTGTTGCGAAGAGGCAGAAACTGGTTGACATGTTCAACGATCCCCTGAGGGAGGAATTCATTTTTTTGCTGTCGTCGAAGGCCGGCGGGTGCGGGCTGAACCTGGTGGGCGCCAACCACTTGGTGCTCTTTGACCCGGATTGGAATCCCGCCAACGACCTGCAAGCGATGGCTCGAGTTTGGCGCCCCGGACAAACCAAAAAAGTCTACTTGTACCGCACGTTGTGCACAGGAACCATCGAGGAAAAAATCTTCCAAAGACAAGTTGCCAAGCTCTCTTTGGCCGACTCCGTGGTCACGGGCGACGCCGATTCCGTACCCGATTTCAACACGAAGGATTTGATGGACATTTTCACTTACAGAGGACAAGAAACGAATAGTGACACGCACGACCTCTTGAACTGTCGATGCAGCAAGGACGCAAAGAAGATTCCCTTGCACAAGAGGCAAGCTGCCAAAGTGGACGAGCTGAGAAACTGGGTACATTATGACGACGTCTCGCGCATCAAGGAACACAGTCTATTGAAGAGCTGTCAGGGAGAGATCAGCTTTGTTTTTTTGAAAGAGACGGACCCTTCTAAGGCGACCGACATGGATGATTTGGAGCAGGAGGTTTCCGAGGTCGCAGTCAACTTTGCCTCTGTTGAGGAAGAGCAAATTACAGCGTAG